CGGCAAGACCGAGGCGTATCGCGCGTTGCAGGCGGCGACCACGGCGACGCTGGGGCCGTGCCGGGAAGAGTCGGTGGGGTTTGACGGGGCCGGGCATGTGTTTATTGAGGGCGAGAATCTGGCGGTGTTGAAGGTTTTGCAGAAGGCGTGCTTCGGCAAGGTCAAGATGATTTACATCGACCCGCCGTATAACACCGGCAACGACCATTTTATTTATCCGGACCGTTTTGCGATGAGCAAAAAGGACTACCAAAAGCGCGTCGGCGACATGGACGGCGATGGGCGTCTGACGCGCGAGGGGTTGTTCCGCAAAAACAGCCGCGACAACGGGCATTACCATTCCAACTGGCTGAGCATGATTTACCCGCGCTTGTTCCTGGCGCGCAACTTGCTGCGCGATGACGGTGTGATTTTTGTTTCCATTGACGACAACGAGGCGCATAACCTGCGGCTGGTGATGAATGAGATTTTTGGGGAGGAGAATTTTGTTGCGTGTTTTTCATGGAGAAGAACCGACAATCAACCAAACATCGGCAATGTCGCCAGAATAAAGGAATATGTTCTGTGCTTTTCCAGAAATGAAAGTTCTCTCAAGTTCAACAAAATGCAACTGACAGAGAGAGCCAAAAAGGAATATAGATATTCCGATGATAGGGGTTTGTTCAGAAGAGCCATACTCCTTGATAAAACGCGAGGCCGGCATGTTTACTCGGTGACCACGCCGAGCGGCATGACTTTGGATGGCCCCTGGATGATTAAAGAGGACGAGTTCAACAAGTTGCTGAAAAGCAACGGAATTTATTGGACTTCTGGCAAGCAAGAGCAACCTTACGGTAAAACTTACCTTGAGGATTCTGCCGGCCAAATCACGAGCGATTTCTTGGGTATTGAATTTGGCTCCAACC
This genomic window from Gammaproteobacteria bacterium contains:
- a CDS encoding site-specific DNA-methyltransferase, with translation MNGKSLNITEEKLARLREVLPEAFAEGAIDWEKLRVMLTRDGGFKDERYHLNWAGKTEAYRALQAATTATLGPCREESVGFDGAGHVFIEGENLAVLKVLQKACFGKVKMIYIDPPYNTGNDHFIYPDRFAMSKKDYQKRVGDMDGDGRLTREGLFRKNSRDNGHYHSNWLSMIYPRLFLARNLLRDDGVIFVSIDDNEAHNLRLVMNEIFGEENFVACFSWRRTDNQPNIGNVARIKEYVLCFSRNESSLKFNKMQLTERAKKEYRYSDDRGLFRRAILLDKTRGRHVYSVTTPSGMTLDGPWMIKEDEFNKLLKSNGIYWTSGKQEQPYGKTYLEDSAGQITSDFLGIEFGSNQQGSIEVEKLFGARYFDFPKPSSLIKHFVVLGSDNDGIVLDFFAGSCTTAHAVLELNKEDGGKRKFICVQMPEACDEKSEARKAGFKTIADIGKERIRRVLKNGGMNAGLKVFKLRESNFKPWRGDVQDAAELAAQMQLHTDPVVDGARTEDILYELLLKSGVSLTAPLRDHGGWYLAEDAGAKIAVALQRIDAATLKDILAAGPDKVITLDRLFQGNDQLKTNTALQMNDAGVGFEVV